A window of the Parambassis ranga chromosome 17, fParRan2.1, whole genome shotgun sequence genome harbors these coding sequences:
- the chd8 gene encoding chromodomain-helicase-DNA-binding protein 8 isoform X1 — protein MADPIMDLFEDTPLFNLDALPDDSFTQGSSDPVEEALKLALGQVDPPTEPETTPELTVTSSLGVPVAAPAIPDPAPVQVPTQQLVPVATAQTVSIAAAPNVIQVPAPAPADTVPHIQAQTTIPIASNTTVATSSTVLLSSPLTVSSSPVTTTAATQQLTQITHQLTPQQLAAITQQAGGKIVILKGPQGQAQVLQTVTGTTGQTGGKVIRVLSGTPLKPGMSILQGGTVLNQTSPGQTQVKVGAAGVQRLLQSPNGPVKQVLLTSMPQQVQQTQGQQVQVQIPAQAQITQGQTQVQVQPQAAQIQVQPQGQATQIQVQAQGQVQLQPAMQAQGGEAKRITLVLQQPSQAGSATAAGQAVTAQQQVTQVQQVQTAQGGQPQQQQAPARLVLGQLPGGKLVLQGSQLAALTQARAAGQAGGQPKVLTIQLQVQQQPNQQGGVKYQLVSGAGNAGSPQVLQISQGQGGQRVAVPLKMLLQPQTSSASSVGGTVSGVKILNASTAGPSTTTSPSQAIRITKAPGEPASVRRVEILCKQEKANRIVAEAIARAKARGEKNLPRVLNQDELPNTQTSPELGGTVTVVSAAKKKNSSGGSKKKSPVTGGAVPKTVAGADKKGKVKIAGGPTAVAGGTITPGAANKSKSKTKINTITLVGAKKRKRNASSDHSDGELSPASPAALEDDMITKRRSNRVVKRKKYTEDLDIKITDDEDEQEDVDVTTTSAAVPSISGGTAAQLKQELELDGDGQPSMQFFVENPSEEDAAIVDKVLSMRIIKKEVSPGQYTNAEEFFVKYKNYSYLHCEWASLNQLERDKRIHQKLKRFKTKHAQMRHLFQEDEEPFNPDYVEVDRILDVSHSVDKDNGEPVVYYLVKWCSLPYEDATWELKEDVDEGKVEEFSKIQNRQPRLKRAPRPPSSSWKKLEETREYKNGNILREYQLEGVNWLLFNWYNRQNCILADEMGLGKTIQSIALLSEIYTAGVQGPFLVIAPLSTITNWEREFSTWTHMNAIVYHGSLASRQMIQQYEMYCKDEKEHLIPGAYKFDALITTFEMVLSDCPELREISWRCVIIDEAHRLKNRNCKLLDSLKMLDLEHKVLLTGTPLQNTVEELFSLLHFLEPAQFPSETEFLRDFGDLKTEEQVQKLQAILKPMMLRRLKEDVEKNLAPKQETIIEVELTDVQKKYYRAILERNFSFLSLGASSNSNVPNLLNTMMELRKCCNHPYLINGAEEKIVAELRQVYDPLAPDFHLQALIRSAGKLVLLDKLLPRLKAGGHKVLIFSQMVRCLDILEDYLINKRYLYERIDGRVRGNLRQAAIDRFSKPDSDRFVFLLCTRAGGLGINLTAADTCVIFDSDWNPQNDLQAQARCHRIGQSKAVKVYRLITRNSYEREMLDKASLKLGLDRAVLQSMSGNKDSKDVNGIQQFSKKEIEDLLRKGAYAAIMDENDEGSRFCEEDIDQILQRRATTITIESEGKGSTFSKASFVASENRNDIALDDPEFWQKWAKKADIDMDSINRKNTLVIDTPRVRKQTRQYSSLRGEGGDLSDLDSDDEYPPANSRQSRASRRSDRHSGGGYGRTDCFRVEKHLLVYGWGRWRDILSHARCKRRLTERDVETICRVILVFCLLHYRGDENIKSFIWELITPPENGREPQTLLNHSGLSIPVPRGRKGKRVKAQSTFDVQKVEWIRKYNPDTLLLDDSYRKHLKHQCNKVLLRVRMLYYLKQEVIGEHADSVLKGADIRDLDIWMPEMEQQEVPAGWWDSEADRSLLAGVFKHGYEMYTTMRADPCLCFLERAGRPDDKAIDAEQHTGDTELGDDADYDKYSEDPEFKPASRHTKDLFEEPDSMNVDDEISVEDKAGPVVTESSVRESGAGDWPSSSSLTARLRRLITAYQRSYRQEQLKIEAEAKGDRRRRRCEQASKLKEIARQERQQRWTRREECDFYRVVSTFGVEKIKKEPGLPESGDPEFDWTRFRTFARLDKKTDESLSRYFRSFVAMCRRVCHLRPGREDPTEISQTVAPITEERASRTLYRISLLRRLRERVLPHPALEERLPLTPSSSELPAWWSIPEHDRQLMLGASLHGVSRTELSIFSDPQFTFSQSRDEFIQNQQAPPPPPPPPPPQAPPIMTLSQPKTEDDLPSVREQGADESARLLSGVIGADLQSTPLSHHDDKMRVQGWSFKKNRVKGERRKGDGVSDSDSDSDSGSSSSERSGSSDDSAESEEEVEGAGMKSCDVDEDNSLLSMTTSQDGIAPPDPLRVDWPKDRVLINRLDSLCTLVLSGQWPSGRRYVSEAQLNPSSELVGEEMAYARMIRKPSSMPSAPGADGEDGEFTVKLLKEEGLKLTFSKQALMPNGSGGESSGRKKRKDQEFSDLDELNDSLERTPRRRDPPTWLKENPDYEVEGDMLELLVNRSKRKRRRRADKALTGSEKVKLINMRSGKKVGAAFCPTLQELREYLEENPDIAVAPEWSETVRTSGFLPETFFHRLLTEHSDIPKKSRRRHHHHHHHHHAPEPTPEDHNLDEVEEETLVSDGAYMMDEEDLETSHHFLTSTDFDVKIEGGDSLSQGDYDSSDQEALLDDVIMVQKDSDSSSSSED, from the exons ATGGCAGATCCCATTATGGACCTCTTTGAGGACACACCTCTGTTTAACCTGGATGCCCTGCCTGATGATTCCTTCACTCAGGGCTCCTCAGACCCTGTGGAGGAAGCGCTCAAGCTGGCTTTGGGCCAGGTGGATCCCCCGACTGAGCCAGAGACCACTCCTGAGCTCACGGTCACTTCAAGCCTTGGTGTTCCTGTAGCAGCTCCTGCCATCCCAGACCCTGCCCCTGTTCAAGTCcccacacagcagctggtgCCAGTGGCAACTGCTCAGACTGTTTCCATAGCTGCAGCTCCCAATGTGATCCAGGTCCCTGCTCCTGCCCCTGCTGATACTGTACCTCACATACAGGCCCAGACCACCATACCCATTGCCAGCAACACCACTGTTGCCACCAGTAGCACTGTCCTGCTGAGCTCACCTCTGACTGTTTCCAGCTCCCCAGTTACTACCACTGCTGCTACGCAGCAGCTCACACAGATAACTCACCAGCTTACTCCCCAGCAGTTAGCTGCCATCACACAGCAGGCTGGTGGCAAAATTGTCATTCTCAAAGGTCCCCAGGGTCAAGCCCAGGTGCTGCAGACTGTAACAGGGACCACAGGCCAGACGGGCGGAAAGGTAATCCGTGTGTTGTCTGGGACTCCGCTCAAACCTGGAATGTCCATACTGCAGGGAGGAACAGTTTTGAATCAGACAAGTCCAGGACAAACTCAAGTCAAGGTGGGTGCTGCAGGGgtgcagaggctgctgcagtCTCCCAATGGGCCAGTGAAACAGGTGTTGCTCACTTCCATGCCCCAGCAGGTACAGCAGACGCAAGGCCAGCAAGTTCAAGTGCAGATTCCAGCCCAAGCACAGATCACCCAAGGCCAGACTCAAGTCCAGGTCCAGCCCCAGGCCGCCCAGATCCAGGTGCAACCTCAGGGCCAGGCAACTCAGATCCAAGTCCAGGCACAGGGCCAGGTACAACTTCAGCCAGCCATGCAGGCCCAG GGGGGTGAAGCAAAGCGTATCACCCTTGTTCTCCAGCAGCCCTCCCAGGCTGGGTCTGCTACGGCAGCGGGTCAAGCTGTGACAGCCCAGCAGCAGGTCACACAGGTCCAGCAGGTTCAGACGGCACAAGGAGGtcagccacagcagcaacaggcCCCAGCTAGACTAGTGCTGGGTCAGCTCCCCGGTGGCAAACTGGTCCTCCAAGGAAGTCAGCTAGCTGCCCTAACCCAGGCTCGGGCTGCGGGCCAGGCTGGAGGGCAACCCAAAGTCCTTacaattcagctgcaggtgcagcagcagcccaaCCAACAGGGAGGAGTAAAG TACCAGTTGGTTTCAGGAGCTGGCAATGCTGGCAGCCCACAGGTGTTGCAGATATCCCAGGGTCAAGGAGGACAGAGAGTGGCAGTTCCCCTCAAAATGCTTCTACAGCCACAG ACAAGCTCTGCCTCATCGGTTGGTGGCACAGTCTCTGGCGTGAAGATCCTCAATGCTTCCACAGCAGGCCCCTCTACTACAACCTCTCCCTCCCAGGCCATCCGCATCACCAAGGCCCCCGGTGAGCCTGCCTCTGTGCGACGTGTGGAGATTCTTTGTAAACAGGAGAAAGCAAATCGTATAGTGGCTGAAGCTATAGCACGGGCCAAAGCACGCGGAGAGAAAAACCTCCCCAGAGTCCTAAACCAGGACGAgcttccaaacacacagaccTCTCCAGAGTTGGGTGGCACTGTGACTGTGGTGTCGGctgctaagaaaaaaaacagtagtgGAGGAAGCAAAAAGAAAAGTCCGGTCACTGGAGGAGCAGTGCCCAAAACTGTAGCAGGGGCTGACAAAAAGGGTAAAGTAAAAATAGCAGGAGGACCCACAGCAGTGGCTGGCGGCACTATAACACCAGGGGCTGCGAACAAGAGCAAAAGCAAGACCAAGATAAA CACAATTACTCTTGTAggagcaaagaaaagaaagagaaacgcATCTTCTGACCACTCTGATGGGGAGCTTAGCCCTGCTTCACCTGCTGCACTGGAGGATGATATGATAACG AAGAGGCGCTCCAACCGTGTGGTGAAGCGGAAGAAGTACACAGAAGACCTGGATATCAAGATAACTGATGACGAGGACGAGCAGGAAGATGTTGACGTTACTACAACCTCAGCAGCTGTGCCCTCCATCAGTGGCgggacagcagcacagctgaaacAGGAACTGGAGCTGGACGGGGACGGACAGCCCAGTATGCAGTTCTTTGTG GAAAACCCAAGTGAGGAAGATGCTGCCATTGTGGACAAAGTGTTGTCTATGAGAATCATAAAGAAAGAA GTGTCTCCAGGCCAGTATACCAATGCTGAGGAATTCTTTGTAAAATACAAGAACTA TTCATACTTACACTGTGAGTGGGCCAGTTTGAACCAGCTGGAGAGAGACAAGAGGATCCATCAAAAGCTCAAGAGGTTCAAGACCAAGCATGCACAGATGAGGCACTTGTTCCAGGAG GATGAGGAGCCTTTTAATCCAGACTATGTGGAGGTGGACAGGATTCTGGATGTGTCCCACAGTGTAGACAAGGACAATGGCGAG CCTGTTGTCTACTACTTGGTGAAGTGGTGCTCTTTGCCATATGAAGATGCCACATGGGAACTAAAAGAAGACGTAGACGAGGGCAAAGTTGAAGAGTTCAGCAAAATCCAAAACCGACAACCTCGTCTGAAAAGAGCG CCGCGTCCTCCATCCAGTTCATGGAAGAAGTTGGAGGAGACCAGAGAGTACAAAAATGGCAACATTCTCAGAGAGTATCAGCTGGAGGGAGTCAACTGGCTGCTGTTCAACTGGTACAACAG gcaGAACTGTATCCTGGCAGATGAGATGGGTCTAGGGAAGACCATCCAGTCCATTGCGCTGCTGTCAGAAATATATACTGCTGGTGTTCAGGGCCCCTTCCTGGTAATTGCTCCCCTTTCCACCATCACCAACTGGGAGAGGGAGTTCTCCACATGGACACACATGAATGCCATTGTCTACCATGGCAGCCTGGCCAGCCGGCAGATGATCCAGCAGTATGAGATGTACTGCAAAGATGAGAAG GAGCATTTGATCCCAGGTGCGTACAAGTTTGATGCCCTCATCACAACCTTCGAGATGGTGTTATCTGACTGCCCAGAGCTGAGGGAGATCTCCTGGCGTTGCGTGATCATTGATGAGGCTCACCGCCTCAAAAATCGCAACTGCAAACTATTGGACAGCTTAAAGATGCTCGACCTG GAACATAAAGTGTTGTTGACCGGCACTCCTCTTCAAAACACTGTGGAGGAACTCTTCAGTCTGCTTCATTTTCTGGAGCCTGCTCAGTTCCCCTCTGAAACTGAATTTCTTAGAGACTTTGGAGACCTCAAAACAGAGGAGcag GTTCAGAAGTTGCAGGCAATCTTGAAACCCATGATGTTACGAAGGCTTAAGGAGGATGTTGAGAAGAACCTGGCACCCAAACAAGAGACCATCATTGAG GTTGAGTTGACAGATGTCCAGAAGAAATACTACCGGGCCATCCTGGAAAGGAACTTCAGTTTCCTCAGTTTAGGGGCAAGCAGTAACAGCAATGTCCCCAACTTGCTCAACACAATGATGGAGCTCCGCAAGTGTTGCAACCATCCCTACCTCATCAATG GTGCGGAGGAGAAGATCGTAGCGGAGTTGCGGCAGGTGTATGACCCCCTGGCCCCTGACTTCCATTTGCAGGCCCTTATTCGGTCGGCCGGCAAGCTGGTGCTACTGGACAAGCTGCTCCCTCGCCTCAAGGCTGGTGGCCACAAAGTGCTCATCTTCTCCCAGATGGTGCGCTGCTTAGACATTCTGGAGGACTACCTCATCAACAAAAG ATACCTTTATGAGCGAATTGATGGCAGAGTGCGTGGAAACTTACGACAGGCTGCCATTGATCGCTTCAGCAAGCCTGACTCAGACCGTTTTGTCTTCCTGCTGTGTACCCGTGCCGGTGGCCTGGGTATTAacctcactgctgctgacacCTGTGTTATATTTGACTCTGACTGGAACCCTCAAAATGACCTCCAG GCCCAGGCGAGATGTCATCGTATCGGCCAATCAAAGGCGGTCAAGGTCTACCGTCTCATCACCAGGAACTCCTATGAGAGGGAAATGCTGGATAAAGCTAGTTTGAAGCTCGGCCTGGATCGTGCTGTCTTACAAAGCATGAGTGGGAACAAAGACAGCAAAGACGTCAATGGG ATCCAGCAGTTCTCTAAGAAGGAGATTGAGGATCTGCTGAGGAAGGGAGCTTATGCTGCCATCATGGATGAGAATGATGAGGGCAGTCGGTTCTGTGAGGAGGACATTGACCAGATCCTTCAGCGAAGAGCCACTACTATCACCATTGAGAGTGAGGGCAAGGGATCCACGTTCTCTAAAGCCAGTTTTGTTGCCTCTGAGAACCGCAATGATATTGCCCTGGATGACCCTGAATTCTGGCAGAAGTGGGCCAAGAAAGCAGACATAGACATGGATTCCATCAATAGAAAG AATACTCTTGTCATTGACACTCCAAGAGTCCGCAAGCAGACCCGTCAATACTCCAGTTTAAGAGGTGAAGGTGGAGACCTGTCTGATCTAGACAGTGATGATGAGTATCCACCAGCCAATTCTAGGCAGTCGCGTGCCTCTCGACGCTCAGACCGCCATAGTGGAGGGGGTTATGGCCGCACCGACTGTTTCCGGGTGGAGAAACACCTGCTTGTCTATGG gTGGGGTCGCTGGAGGGATATCCTGTCTCATGCCAGATGTAAGCGGCGTCTGACTGAGCGTGACGTTGAGACGATCTGCCGTGTCATCTTGGTCTTTTGTCTGCTCCACTATCGAGGAGATGAAAACATTAAAAGTTTCATCTGGGAGCTCATCACACCACCGGAGAATGGGCGAGAGCCCCAAACACTGCTGAACCACTCTG GGTTGTCCATCCCGGTTCCAAGAGGCAGGAAGGGTAAGAGGGTAAAGGCTCAGAGTACATTCGATGTTCAGAAGGTGGAGTGGATCCGCAAGTACAATCCTGACACCCTGCTACTTGATGACAGCTACCGCAAGCACCTCAAGCACCAATGCAATAA GGTGTTGCTGAGGGTGCGCATGCTCTACTACCTGAAACAGGAGGTGATCGGTGAACATGCCGATTCTGTCCTGAAAGGAGCTGATATCAG GGATCTTGATATCTGGATGCCTGagatggagcagcaggaggtACCTGCAGGATGGTGGGACTCTGAGGCAGACCGCTCACTACTTGCTGGTGTATTCAAACATG GTTATGAGATGTACACCACCATGCGTGCTGATCCCTGCCTCTGCTTCCTGGAAAGAGCTGGCCGGCCTGATGACAAGGCCAttgatgcagagcagcacactGGAGACACTGAGCTGGGAGATGA tgctGACTATGATAAATACTCAGAGGATCCAGAGTTCAAGCCTGCGTCAAGACACACCAAAGACCTTTTTGAGGAG CCTGATTCTATGAACGTGGATGATGAGATCTCTGTGGAAGACAAGGCGGGACCAGTGGTCACAGAAAGTTCAGTTAGAGAGAGCGGCGCCGGCGACTGGCCCTCCAGCTCCTCGCTGACGGCACGGTTGCGGAGACTGATCACCGCTTACCAGCGGAGCTACAGACAGGAGCAGCTTAAGATTGAAGCTGAAGCAAAGGGTGACCGCAGGCGCAGGCGCTGTGAACAGGCCAGCAAGCTGAAAGAAATTGCACGGCAAGAGCGACAGCAAAg gTGGACACGCAGGGAAGAATGTGATTTTTACCGCGTGGTGTCAACTTTTGGGGTGGAGAAGATAAAAAAGGAGCCCGGTCTTCCTGAGAGCGGAGATCCTGAGTTTGACTGGACACGATTCCGCACCTTTGCACGTCTGGACAAAAAAACTGATGAGAGCCTCAGTCGGTACTTCCGCTCCTTTGTCGCCATGTGTCGCAGGGTGTGCCACCTCCGCCCGGGTCGTGAAG ATCCAACTGAGATTTCCCAGACTGTTGCCCCCATCACTGAGGAGCGTGCCTCACGTACTCTTTACCGTATCAGCCTTTTACGTCGCCTCCGTGAGCGAGTCCTCCCACACCCCGCCTTAGAAGAGCGCCTGCCCCTTACTCCATCCAGCTCCGAGCTACCTGCTTGGTGGAGTATCCCGGAACATGACCGCCAGCTAATGCTTGGTGCCTCACTACACGGTGTCAGCCGCACTGAGCTCTCCATCTTCTCAGACCCACAGTTCACTTTCAGTCAGTCCCGCGATGAGTTCATTCAGAACCAACAGGCgccaccccctccaccaccaccaccgccaccccAGGCACCGCCCATCATGACACTCAGCCAGCCAAAGACGGAGGATGACTTGCCTAGTGTAAGGGAACAGGGGGCTGATGAGAGCGCTCGTCTGCTTAGTGGTGTAATTGGTGCTGACCTGCAGAGCACACCCTTGAGTCACCATGATGACAAAATGCGAGTTCAGGGCTGGAGCTTCAAGAAAAACAGGGTGAAGGGAGAGCGAAGGAAGGGTGATGGAGTATCTGATTCGGATTCAGACTCGGATTCAGGCTCATCGTCCTCAGAGCGATCAGGCAGCAGTGATGACAGTGCAGaaagtgaggaggaggtggaaggag caGGCATGAAGTCGTGTGACGTGGATGAAGATAACAGTTTACTCTCCATGACTACATCTCAGGATGGCATTGCCCCTCCTGATCCTCTCAGAGTGGACTGGCCCAAG GACCGTGTGTTGATCAACCGCCTGGACAGTTTGTGTACGCTCGTGCTGAGTGGTCAGTGGCCCTCAGGGCGACGCTACGTGTCTGAGGCTCAGCTTAACCCAAGCTCAGAACTGGTGGGAGAAGAGATGGCTTATGCAAGAATGATCCGCAAACCCAGCAGCATGCCGAGTGCTCCTGGGGCAGATGGAGAAGATGGAGAGTTTACTGTAAAACTCCTTaag GAGGAGGGCCTGAAGCTAACTTTCTCTAAGCAAGCCTTGATGCCCAACGGGTCAGGTGGAGAGAGCAGTGGCCGCAAGAAACGCAAGGACCAAGAG TTTTCGGACCTAGATGAACTTAATGATTCTTTGGAGCGTACTCCTCGACGCAGAGACCCTCCTACATGGCTCAAGGAGAACCCAGATTATGAGGTGGAGGGAGACATGCTGGAG TTACTTGTTAACAGgagcaagaggaagaggagacggaGGGCAGATAAAGCCCTGACAGGCAGTGAGAAGGTCAAACTCATCAATATGAGGAGTGGAAAGAAG GTTGGAGCTGCTTTCTGTCCAACACTGCAAGAACTAAGGGAGTATC